The following proteins are encoded in a genomic region of Candidatus Paceibacterota bacterium:
- a CDS encoding DUF5667 domain-containing protein has product MLVGSLEIQKKRTKKMNPKIKNSLNILKQDKLTPNERVFMRSQIERTMAKHAPKHPVASPFYTFFEITARMSASVYSFSRKRAVPFALVIAILFLTAGTSFAAEGSLPGDVLYPVKINVNEQVVGLVSLTPLSKASWAVTTAERRLDEATQLSIEGRLDDSTREQLQQAFNEKAAQVKASVTALSSDNQATEAEDLATSFSSSLKTHEIVLSKISSKKGPQQIKHIAALIGNLKTEIASTTEVKDVIRAQIVASSTSDDATGKTSISAKIASLENKISQLDASYNASVGLLGTTTISTVSTNRKNSLDIISHVSTVLAATSSLDFKTRTELIGDLGQGLQMISDARSLIDLETNSSSDVKNAINISPDSSATSTTTLNFSSLAGTSTDSTGSSSGSGSTTATSTLDINTEVSSSTAATSTIDVASSTVTVAN; this is encoded by the coding sequence ATGTTGGTAGGAAGCCTGGAAATCCAGAAAAAAAGAACCAAAAAAATGAATCCGAAAATTAAAAACAGTCTAAATATTTTGAAACAAGACAAACTCACTCCAAATGAGAGGGTTTTTATGCGTTCGCAAATAGAGCGGACCATGGCTAAGCATGCTCCTAAGCATCCGGTGGCTTCTCCTTTCTACACTTTCTTCGAAATCACAGCCCGCATGTCCGCTTCAGTTTATTCCTTCTCTCGCAAACGAGCGGTGCCCTTCGCTTTGGTGATTGCTATCCTCTTTTTAACTGCAGGGACCTCTTTTGCGGCCGAAGGTTCTCTGCCAGGAGACGTCTTGTATCCTGTAAAGATAAATGTCAACGAGCAAGTGGTTGGCCTTGTCAGTCTGACACCTTTGTCCAAGGCTTCCTGGGCTGTTACAACAGCTGAGCGTCGCTTGGATGAAGCCACCCAGCTTTCTATTGAAGGCAGATTGGACGATAGTACTCGGGAGCAGCTCCAGCAAGCTTTCAATGAAAAGGCGGCTCAAGTCAAAGCCAGCGTGACGGCTCTCTCTTCGGACAATCAAGCGACCGAGGCTGAGGACCTTGCCACCTCTTTTTCATCCTCCCTCAAGACGCATGAGATTGTTTTGTCTAAAATCTCAAGCAAAAAGGGTCCACAGCAGATCAAGCACATTGCCGCATTGATTGGCAATCTAAAAACCGAAATAGCTAGCACAACTGAGGTCAAAGATGTTATTAGGGCTCAGATAGTAGCTAGCAGCACCAGTGATGATGCCACCGGCAAGACCAGCATTTCTGCAAAAATTGCCTCTTTGGAAAATAAAATTTCTCAGCTTGATGCAAGTTATAATGCCTCTGTTGGGCTGCTTGGGACTACTACTATCTCGACGGTCTCAACAAATAGAAAAAATAGTCTGGATATTATTTCTCATGTCTCTACTGTTCTTGCGGCTACAAGTAGTCTTGATTTTAAGACGAGAACAGAATTAATAGGTGATTTGGGCCAGGGCCTCCAGATGATAAGCGACGCTAGGAGTTTGATTGATTTGGAAACCAATTCATCATCTGATGTGAAAAATGCAATAAATATAAGTCCGGACTCTAGCGCTACTTCCACGACGACTCTCAATTTTAGCTCACTTGCAGGCACGAGTACGGACAGTACCGGTAGTTCCTCCGGTTCGGGAAGTACTACAGCCACAAGCACCTTAGATATAAATACTGAAGTATCTTCTAGCACAGCGGCAACGTCTACGATTGATGTAGCATCGAGCACAGTGACAGTTGCCAACTAA
- a CDS encoding RNA polymerase sigma factor translates to MKKRHLKPSHSQFLVYYEQYADPLFRFCYHKTSDREVAKDITQDAFVRTWEYLIRGGEIDNMRAFLYRTANNMIVDHYRRHTMSSLNDLTEQGFDPVFENESDPTDRLDGAIAIKILDTMDPRHKEVILLRYVEELSIKEIAKIIEEKENTVSVRLHRALKELKDIYSNVGRKPGNPEKKNQKNESEN, encoded by the coding sequence ATGAAAAAGCGACATTTAAAACCTTCGCATAGCCAGTTCCTTGTCTACTACGAGCAATACGCCGATCCTCTTTTTCGATTTTGCTATCACAAGACATCAGATAGGGAAGTCGCAAAAGACATTACTCAAGACGCATTTGTCAGGACGTGGGAGTATCTCATCCGAGGCGGAGAGATAGACAACATGCGAGCTTTTTTGTACCGGACTGCCAACAACATGATCGTGGATCATTACCGTCGACATACCATGTCTTCACTCAATGATCTGACGGAGCAGGGCTTTGATCCTGTCTTTGAAAATGAGTCAGATCCTACCGATCGTCTTGATGGGGCCATAGCCATAAAGATTTTGGATACTATGGATCCACGACACAAGGAGGTTATTTTGCTGAGGTATGTTGAGGAACTTTCAATAAAGGAAATTGCAAAAATAATCGAGGAAAAAGAGAACACCGTATCGGTCCGACTGCATCGAGCGTTAAAGGAGCTAAAGGATATATACAGCAATGTTGGTAGGAAGCCTGGAAATCCAGAAAAAAAGAACCAAAAAAATGAATCCGAAAATTAA